The following DNA comes from Methanothermus fervidus DSM 2088.
ACTCTCATTTTCTAACGCACTGTCAATTGTATATGGTCCTTTTATAGCTATAGTACGATTTTCATGTGCCTTTTTCCATATGACTAAATTACCTGAAACAGGCTGAATTGATATTTTATCTTTTTCCACATGTATGGATCCAAAAAGAGCAGAAAGAATGGCAAACAAAATTAATGCCGAAACTAAAACTGGGAAATGCATATATATGAAAGATTTAATAGTACTGATAGGGTTCTTTGATGTAAGAATTATTTTACAAGATTTCATCAAAAGAATTACTAAATAATACATTGCAACAATAAATCCAAGAATACTAAGAGCTATACCTACATATAAAGGTATAATCCTTGTAAAGAAAATACTAAAAATTCCAAATGATGTTAATGAAAGTCCAAGTACACACATCCTTATTGAATTACCTATGGTGTCCATCATTGCAACTCTTCCATACTCTACAGCCCTATTTACTATTGTTCTAACTACTTCATTAGCCATTAAATTGAGATCTGACAAATCAGACATTTTATGGTTTAGAGTTCCAATATCAACCTCTTTTATTCTGAATCCATGTGCATCTGCATCTAATATTATACCTATGTCAACACCATAATCTTCCTCAAATTTTACTTTTTCAAGCACTGATCTTTTAGCTGCAAATTGGCCACTTAACGGCTGTTTAAAATTTAATTCTGGGAAGAAAAAATTTAATAATGGTTTAGCTGTGAGTTCGGTAACCCTTCCAGCTTTGCGCTTAAATTTACTCTTAGTTATATCTGCTTCTCCCCTAATTATTGGTTCTACAATCCTATCAACTTTTTTTGGATTTATATTTTTTAGGTCAGCATCTAAAAATAAAATTATGTCCCCTGATGACTCTTTAAACCCTGTTTTTAATGCTGCACCTTTACCCTTATTTTTCTCATGTTTTATTACTTTTGCACCTGCATTTAAAGCTTTTTCATAAGTTTTGTCTGTAGAACCATCATCCACAACTATAATTTCATCTACATATTTTGATTTTTTTACAGCATTAACAACATCTGCAACAGTCTCCTCTTCATTATAGGCAGGTATAACTGCCGACACCCTTGGCTTGTATCTTTTTACAACCAAAAACAAAAATATAATAAAGATTAGTATCATTGAATACATTGCGACACCATGTTATTTCTTTTCATTCTTGCCCTCAATTACTATTTACAAGAAAGTAAAAAATATGCTTAACTATTTAAAATACTTTTCTTAAAAACCATGTGACGGAGAGATACAATGAAGTTCCTCATAACTACACCAAGAGGCTTAGAAGGTACTGCAGCCAATTACATCAAAGAAAAAATAAAAGATGCTGATGTATGGATAACACCTATGGGATATGCAGGGTTAGTGTTAGTTAAAACTAAAGAAAATTGTGAAAAGCAATTAAAAGAAATTCCAGAGGTTGAAAGAGTTATCCCTGTAATGTTTGAAGTCCCTGCAAAATTAGATGAGATATTATCAACAGCAAAAAATATTTCTAAACATATAAATGAGACTGAAACCTTTTCTGTTGAAACTACAAGAAGAGGAAAACATGAATTTACAAGTATGGATGTCAACATAAAACTTGGCAGAAAAATAGAAGAATTAACAGGTGCAGATGTAAATCTTACTTTACCTGACAAAAAAGTGTTGGTAGAAATTATAGGTGATAAGGCTTATATCTCTGTTATTGAAAGAGAAAAGTGGAAGAAATATACACCTGAAAAACCAGATGCAAGATCTCTTTTAAAAAAAATTACTATAGTGCAACTTCCATATTGGGGTGATTACAAAGTATGCAGGAAGATGGGTGAAAAAATTGGAAGGGCAGCTCAGGCTTTTGAAATTAAGGAACTCATAATATCTCCAAAAGAAAAAATGGATGCTTATGAACTTATGGAATTTATTCGTGGTGTTAAAAAAGGTCAAAGATCTAGATACTTAATACAGAAGGATGCATATCCGTGGGATGTTAGGAAGATTCCTGTAAGTGTGTGGGATTTATACCAAGTGATAAGAGATAAAAGAAGGAAAAATAGAACAATAATAATAACAGATCCTCTAGGAGACATAGTTTCCAATGTAAAAAATAAATTAAAAAAAGATTTAAAATTTTCAAAAGAAATTATTGTATTTATAGGTTCTAGGGAAGGTATCCCAAGAGGTTTGTTTGATTTAGCTGATTATGTATTGGATCTGACACCTCATATGACATTTGCAACCGAACAAGGTATTCCTGCAATACTAATATTACTTTGGCATCTTTATGAGTCCTCTTAATTTTTTTACAGTTTTTTAGCAATGGCAACTGCAAAATCTTGAGCAGCAGTAGGATCACTTGCAGTAATTATATTCCCTTCCACAACAACTGCAGACTTTGTATAGTTAACACCATTTTCTTTTAATATTCTTATTAAATCATCGCTTGGATATACTGTAGCTTTTTTGTTTTTAAGTATTCCTGCCTTAGCTAAAATAGCAGGAGATGCACAAATAGCACCAATTATTTTACCTTTAGAATTAGCAATTTTAACGAATTTTATGACCATCTCCATGTTTGGGTCTTGTATTTTACCTGTTACTCTTTGATATACTCCTGGTCCACCGACTAAAACTATAGCCTTATATTTTGAAATAAATTTATCCATGTCTTTTATATCACCAATATACACATCATATTTCGTTCCTATATCTTTGTCAGCTGCAACAATAGTGACATTGTTACTTATCTTTTTCACTGCATCATACTCTTGACTATTAAATCCCTGAAATAGAACAATTGCAACTGCAGCAGGTCTTTTTTCCATTGTAGCTGTCTGCTTTTCTTCTAAGATTTTCTGACCTGCCAGAAACAAAATTACTATTCCTACAACTAATGCTATTAAATACCATTTTTTTGTCATACAAATAATTATTTCTATTTCTAAAATAAAAAATTTAAAAGAATGATGATGGCCATCACTTCTGATATTAGGATGATGAACGGTCAGGACTCTGAGTAATAGAACCCAGATTTCTTAAGTCTTTCAGATTTACAATATATTTCCCATTGTAATAAGGTACATTATTGCTGATGTTCCTTTTTAAGCAAAATTCAACATCTTTATACAAACCTAACTTTTTCAATTTTTTAGCTGACAATGAATCTTTTACAGCTTTATCTACTTCATCTTTATTCATGCTTGCCAATAATGCAGATTTTGCATATTCACTTAACTCAACATTTTTCATATATTTTATTATCTCTCCAGCACCTAAAAAGTCTTCTAATGCAAAATTACCTTTTACACCAGCCATTACGATATCTATATGTTCGTTAGCAAGTTTCAAAGCAACATTTGCTACAGATTTAGCATTTATAAATGACCCTATTAATGTCCTACATTTTATCTGATTTAATACTCTTGTGCCATTTGTTGTTGTTAAAATTAATATTTCACCACTTTTTTTCTGTATATCAATTGGTGAGTTACCAATATCAAATTCTCTGATTTTTTTCCCATTACGTTCTCCAGCTATCAAGCAATTCATTTTTTTGGATAATTTTAAAGCCAAATTTTTATCTGAAACAGGTAATATTTTTTTAAAATTATCCAATGCTGCTACAATTGTAGTGCTAGCCCTTAGTACGTCTACCATTATTGCCAGGTCGTTACTTTTTGATTTTTCTAAGCTCAACGTAACTTTCAAAAATACCAACCTCATAAATTTTTTAGGGGATTGAAATGAAGATTGTTACAACGCCCATGTGTGAAAAAATTTTAAAATTAGCAGGTATAAAAAATTATATAGTTTCAAAAAATCCTGATGAAACTGATGCAGATATTGCAGTGGTGTTGTATGAGACAAATACAAAGAAAAAGGCTATAAAATTAAAATTAAATACATTTGATCAAATTGAAAAAAGTATTTCAAAGGTTAGGGATTTGCTTGGTGGTAAAAATAAAAAAATAAAAATAAATTTTCGTTGGGCAGATGAAAATTATCGTAAGGTTCAAAGAAGGAAAAATCGAAAAATAAAAGTAAAAGTTTATTCTAACTTTTTAAAAGACATTGTCAAAGATATGGGATATAAAATTGTTAATAAGAATCCTGACTTTATTATTTACCCTGATTATATGGAAGATAAAATTAAAGAAGAGAATGTGAGTAAAGTTAAGGTTCCATCCCATGAGAATGTACCAAAAGATCCGATAGAAAGAGCTAAAGTTAGGTATAATCTTTTGGAGAAGAAATTATGTATGAAACATTGATCTATAAAGGTGGAGTACATAAAAGTGAAGAAATCAAAGAATTAGTAGAAGATTTGGGAGGTTTTGTTCTACAAGAAAATGTTATTCAGATGGATTTGATTCTTACATTAGCTGTGCCTATAAAAGATGTAAAAAAAGTTGAAGAGAAAGCTAAAGAGTTATTAGGAAAAATTAGACCGGCACCAATGGTTGGTTCAGAGATAGCTGTGGTATCACCAACGCTTGCAAGACATCATTTACCACATTCTGCATGTGATATTGCAGAATATTTGCGTAGACATGGTGCAAAAACAAATATGATAGGCTTAGCACGCGGTGCTGGAAAAACAATATCACGCATATCAGAAGATGAAAAAGCTCTTATAAATGAGCATGATTTGGCAATATTTGCAATGGGTAGTTTTAAAGAATGTATAGAGAATAAAACACATTTATTTTCAGATATAGATGTCCCTGTGGTTGTTACTGGGGCTCCTAAAATCGAAAATCTTCCAGGCGCAGATGCATATGTATCTGGTTTTGGAAGAATACCCAGAAGGTTAAAAAGAGGTGAAAACATAAGAGCTTTAAGGAAATTAGTAAAAGTCGTTGAAAATTTATTAGATAAAAAAAGGGAAGAAATATCATTGGATCCTCCCTTAGTTCCACCAATAGTCGTTAAAAAAGAAATTGAGTATCAAGTACCAGAAGTTAAGGAAGTATATTCACCCACTCCGGTAACTCTACAACTTGATGGTGTTAGAGTTAAACTTGATTATGATGAATATCATGAAAAAATTGGTTATGTAGAGGTTGATAAATATATACTCCATGAAATTTCAGAAATTATACCATCAAAAATGTATAATTATACACTTGTCAAATTGTTACCAGAAAGTTCCCTGTGGTAAACCATGAATATTAAGATAATAGGTACGGCACATGTTTCAGAGAGAAGTGTGGAAGACGTAAAAAATACAATAATTGAGGAAAATCCTGAGGTCGTTGCAGTTGAATTAGATTATCGTAGGTATATGCGCCTAACAAGAGATGAAAATCAAAACACTTCTATTTTAGATATAATAAAAAATGGATTAAAAACTGGTAGTTTAAGTGTTATTATTGCCGGAGTGATCTTAACATATCTACAAAACAAAGCTGGCGAAGATATAGGTATAAAACCAGGATCTGATATGATAGCTGCAATAAAAACTGCTGAAGAAATCGGTGCCAAAGTTGTTTTGATAGATAGAGATATTGAGATAACATTGAGTAGGGCTATGAATGCAATGTCTTTGTTTGAAAAATTAAAGCTTATTTTTAATATTTTCTTATCTTCTTTTAAAATGAAGGATATTGATATTGAGGATCTCAAAAAGAAAGATGTTTTAAAGAAAATAATGAAAGAATTTAAGCGAATAGCACCTAATGCATATAAAGTAATTGTGGATGAAAGGGATGCATATATGGCCTATAGACTATTAAATATTGATAGTGAGAAAATAGTGGCAGTAGTTGGCGCTGGACATAAAAAAGGAATTGAAGATTATCTTAAAAATCCAGAAAAAATACCTCCTATATATAAGCTGTTAAATACTAAAATTAAAGATAGAAATCCAATTAATAAGATATTCCTACTATCACTACTGTTCATAACATTTCTTTTACTAAAAATTTTAGTGGTGAAAGGATGTATCTGATTTTTAGATGTGATTGTGGTAGAGCTCTTTATGTTCATGAGAGTAACAGTGTGAAGAGATGTGTATGTGGAAGACTCATAAAGGTTAAAAGTAGAAGGATACTCGGAAAAGTTAACTCATTTGAAGAAGCATCTGAAATTGTTAGAAAATTACAAGAAGAAAAATATGGTAAAGCAGTTTTAATGACTGCTGATAAATATGGGGAAAATGAATAGAGATTTGATATCGTTTATAAAAAAAGGTGAGAGAAAAAATATAGAATTTAAAGAAATACTTATGCCCAATTATCATCTCATAGGTGAACGAAAGAATAAATTAGTTTCACAGATGAAGTACAGGATAGAGAAAGGAAATGGAAAAGCAACTTATTTCTTAGGAGTCAGTGACGATGGAGAATTAGTAGGATTATCTCAGTCAGATTTAAAAAATAGTTTATATGTGCTTAAAAACCTTGCAAAAGAAATTGATGCTAGTATAGATAAAGTTGAAAAATATAAGGGAAAGAATGGTAAAATAGCAAAAGTAATGATATCTAAAAAATCAAATTTTAAAAAAGAACATCTTTTAGTTGGAGTAGCAGGTCATGTAGACCATGGTAAAAGTACACTTCTTGGTACTTTAACAAGTGGCACCCTAGATGATGGATCTGGAAAAACAAGAATTTTTTTAGATGTACAAAAACATGAGATAGAAAGAGGATTATCAGCTGATTTATCATTTGCAGTTTATGGATTTAAAGATAATAAGCCAGTTAGAGTTAATAATCCTCTCAATAAAAAAGAAAAATCAAGAATAATTGAAGAATGTGATAGAATTGTTTCTTTTGTGGATACTGTAGGGCATGAACCATGGCTTAGGACAACTATTAGAGGAATTGTCGGTCAAAAATTAAATTATGGCATGATAACAGTTTCAGCTGATGAAGGACCAACACATATAACTAAAGAACATTTAGGTATAATTTTGGCAATGGATTTACCTGTAATTATAGTGATAACAAAAACAGACTTAGTTGATAAAAATAAAGTTGAGGAAGTAAGAGAAAGAATTGGTGAACTACTTAAATTAGTTGGAAGAATTCCATTTCAGATTAGAAACCGTTCAGATATTTATTCTATAGTAGATAAGATGAATGAGCATATAGTACCTATTCTTGCTGTTTCTTCAGTCACTGGAGAAGGTCTAGATTTATTAGATGAATTATTTATGAATTTAAAAATTCCTAAAAAACCTGTAGATGACAAAAAACCATTTTTAATGTATATTGACAAAATATATACAATAAAAGGTGTGGGAACCGTTGTAAGCGGTACTGTACGTCAAGGAAAAGTCAAAAAAGGTGATAATTTAGTTTTAGGTCCTACAATTGATGGAGAATTTAAAAAAGTAAATGTTAAATCAATAGAGATGCATCATTATCAACTAGGATGTGCAGAAACCGGACATGTTGTAGGTATTGCACTCAGAAATATATCTTCCAATGAAATTGAAAGAGGCATGATACTTGCAGATCCTAAATATAAAGTTAGGGCAGTTAGAGAATTTGAAGCAGAAGTTTCTGTGTTAGTACATCCAACAACTATTAAATCTGGTTATGAGAGTGTTACACACATAGAAACAATAGCAGAAACAACTAAGTTGAAACCTCTAGATAAAGAATATTTATCAGCAGGTGACAAAGGTAAAGTCCGTATGAGGTTTAAATATAGACCTTATCATGTGGAAAGAGGTCAAAAACTAGTATTTAGAGAAGGAAGAACTAAAGGTATAGGTTCAATAACTAAAATTGTTGAGTAATATTTCTCAAATATTTTTTTAATTCACAAACTTTACATAATTCATTGGATGAAGGCCAAAAACATTCTTTACATTCCACAACTTTGACATCTTTTTTCTTTAGGCTTAAAAATGTTTTTTTAAATGATTTCATTATATTTTCTTTAGTTCCTGGTTCAATTTTTTCTATTTCATTTAAAAAATTCATAAGTTTAAATCTAAAAGAATATTTTGAGTATGGACATCTTTCCATTTGAACTTCAATATCGTTTTTAACTACCCAATCAATAACCTCTTTCTCTGAAACTTCCCAAAGAGGTTTTATTCTAGGTATAAGTTTTGGATGTATTCTATCTAGCTTAGGTCCAAATTTGTAAAATCTGAAAGTATCACCTCTAACTAAACTCATTAAAAATGATTGTATTTCATCGTCAAGATTATGGCCAGTTGCAAGTTTTGATGCACCAACCTCATATGCAGTTTTATTTAACAAATATCTTCTAAAGATGCCACATGGAATGCATGGAGTATCAAAATAATCTTTAATTTCATCAACTTTAAATCCAAACTCTTCTTTAAAACTTTTTTTTATCAATTCAACTTCTAGTTTTTTCACATGTTTTCTTAAATATTTTAAAGCATTTTTCCTATAGTTTTTTATTCCTTCATCAATAAAAATTGCGTTTAATTTGAAGTTAATTTCATTTTGTAAATTTTTTAAAGCATAGAGAGTGAGTAAGCTGTCTTTTCCTCCAGATAATGCAACAGATATTACATCGCCATTTTCAATTAATTTATAATTTTTTACAACTCTCCTGATCTTTTTCATTAATTCATTATTAAATATTTTTTCAGCCCCCTTAATAGTAAAATTTTTAAGATCTTTTATATAAGTCAAAATTATGATAATTGCTGAGATTAGTGTGGTCCCGGTAGGAACAAATTCAACTAGTTTGAGTGAGTATATAGCTGCTGCAGTATCAAAGATTAAAGAAAAAAATATTAAATATAAAGTATCATCGATGGGAACACAAGTTGAAGTTAAAGATTTGGAAGAATTATTTGAGGTTGTTAAGGCTGCTCATGAAGCAGTAATTAATAAAGGGGCTGACAGAGTATATACTACAGTGACAATAGATGATAGGAGAGATGTTGATAAAAGTTTAGAAGAGAGAGTAGATGCAGTGAAAGAAAAACTAAAGTAAAATCAATTTTAATTTTATTGGTGATATTATGGTACAAATTTCTGATGCTATTAGGGAGATTGGTAAAGCTGAAAACGATGCAGAAAAATTAATCAACGATTCAAAGAAAAAGGCAGAGGAAATTATAAACAATGCTAAATTGGAAGTTTCAGAAATTATAGATAAAGCTAAGATGGAAGGAGAAGAAGAAGGTAAAAGATTAATTATTGAGATGGAAAACAAGGCAAAAAGGGAAGCATTAAAAATACGCAATAAATCTAAAGAAAAAATTGAAGAAATAAAACGCCAGGCAAATAAAAAAATTGAAGATGCTGCAAACCTTATTATAGAGAGAATATTAGCGATGTGAGGATTATGTTATTACCAGCAAGAATGAGGAAATTGTACATCATCACTCTTAAAGAATATGCAAAACCAATGATTCGTGCCTTACACGAAGAAGGGATAGTTCAAATAGAAGATGTTTCAGAGAGAATTGAGCGTGATGTACAATGGAGAAGAATTATGAAAGCTGGTGAAGCAACTCCAGAAGCATCTAAAGTATCTTCCTTATTAATGAGAGTTTCTGGAATTCTTGATTTTTTCAAAATTGCAGAACCAAAAAGAGGAATGATGGATACATTAAAAAACATAATAAATCCACCTATACCAAAAAAAAGAGAGGTAAAAGATTTAAGTACAAGGGGAATTATTAGTAAAGCTGAAAAAGTTCTAAATGAAGTTGAATCAAAAACAAAAAACATTGAAAAAAAGTTAGATGAATTAGATTCTGAAGAAGACGAACTTAAAGATGTTTTATCATTGTCAAAGATGTTAATAGATTTTGATGTTGACTTTTCAGAGATTAGTAGATTCAAACATGTGTCTGTCATTGTTGGAAAATTACCTGCAGAGAATTTTGAAAGATTCAAAAAAGAAATAAAAGACATAACTGAAGAAGTTGTATTTTCTGCTACAGGAAATGAGAAAGAAAAAATAATTTTTGTAATTGTGAATAAGAATTATCATAATGACGTGTTTAGGCTTTTAAGAAAATTAGAATTTGAAAAATTTGATATAGAAAAATTGGAAGGGAAACCAAAAGAAATTGTAAAAGAAGTTAATGAGAGGTTAAAAGAAATAAAAAAAGAGAAAAAAGAATTAATTTCAAAAATTAGAGAAATAAAAAGAGAATGGGAAAATGATTTATTAGTTTTAAGAGAATTATTAGAGATTGAAAAAGAAAGAAATGAAATATTCAGTAATTTTGGGGAAACATCAAATACAGTATTGATGGAAGCATGGGTACCCAAAAAGAAACTAAATAAAGCCATGAAGATAATTCAGGATGCTACAGACAATCACTGTGTTATTGAACATTCTAAGGGAAGTAAAGATGCACCAATATTACTTGATAATCCTTCTTTTGCAAAACCATTTGAACCATTGTTAAAAATATATTCTCCACCAAATTATCATGAATATGACCCTACAATTTTCATGGCGATCATATTTCCATTTTTCTATGGGTTCTGTGCTTCTGGAGTTTTTACAGGTGCATTGGTTTTACTGACAGGGTATATACTTTATAGAGGTTTAGGGAAAGTTAATAAAACCATGAAAGATTTTGGTATAATTTTAATAGTTTGTGGAGTATGGGCACTTGTTTGGGGATTGTTGACAGGAGAATTTTTTGGAGACTTTCTACCAAGATTTTTACATATGGAATTACCAACTGTAATGCATAACCTTGAACCACTTAAAAATCCTCAAAATCTTCTCATTTTAGCGCTTGGAGTAGGACTTGCTCAATTAATTTTGGGATTGGTTACAGGAGCTGTTAATAACATAAAGAGAGGTAAATGGAAGATTGCTCTTTTTGATCAAATATCATGGCTCTTGTTAATCATAGCTGCTGGTATAGTATATCTAGGAATTAGCATGAAATTTAGTTTAGCTATGTACTCAGGAATTGGATTGTTTGTTATTGCATTAGGGCTTATAGTGTATGAAGTAGGATTGATTGGTCTCATGGAAACATTTACATTTTTAGGAAGATGGCTTTCATATTCAAGATTGACAGCTTTGTGTATTGCAGGTAGTAGTTGTGGAATGGCAGTGAATATTTTAGTTCAGATGTCACAAGGGCCAACTATATTCAACTACATAATAATGGCATTGATATTTGTTTCAGGACATCTAGCATTTGCAATGCTTCATGCTCTAGTATCATTTATACATTCCCTTCGTTTGCACTATGTGGAATTCTTCGAACAATTTTATGAAGGTGAAGGTAGAGAATTTATACCATTTAGTGCAAAGAGGATATTTACAAAATTAAAGAAATAATTGGAGGTGTATATTCATGCCCGCACTAACATTAGGTACTGCACTTACTGCGGTAGGTGCTGGTCTGGCAATAGGTTTTGCAGGTTTAGGAGCTGGAGTAGGACAGGGAGTAGTTGGATCATCCTCAGTTGGAGCAATAGTTGAGGATCCTGGATCATTTGGTAAAAGCCTCCTATTTACAGCTCTACCAGAAACTCACACAATCTTTGGATTCATTATTGCTATAATGTTGATAATGTTTTCAGGAATGATGGGCGGATGACACAATGGCAGCTGGGGTTAAAAAAATAGTTTCAACAATATTATCAGAAGCTGAAAGCAGAGCAGAAGAGATAATAAAAGATGCAGAGAAGAAAAAAGATAAAATAATAAAAGAAGGAAAAGAAAAAGCCAAAAAAGTAAAGGAGGAAACATTAAGAAGGCTTAAAAAAGAAGGTAAAATGAAATACAGACAGATAATTTCCAATGCCAAAATAAAAGCTAGAAGATCAGAGCTAAAAACAAGAGAAAAATTAATAGAGAAGTCATTTAAAATTGCTGAAAATAAATTAAAAGAAATGGCATCCAAACATTCAGAAAAATATAAACAGGCTCTAATCAATTTAATAGAAAGATCAATAACAGAAATTGGCGGTGGAGAATTACAACTACATTTAAACAGCAGAGATACAGAATTTATAAAAGATCAAATAGAAGATATTAGTAATAAAGTTTCAGAAAAGATTGGCAAGAATGTGAAACTAGAATTAGGTGAAGAAATAAACACTATTGGGGGAGTAATAGTAAGAACTAAGGATGGAAGCATAGAAGTTAATAATACATTAGAAGCCAGATTATCAAGATTAAAGAAAGTATTACGTCCTGAAGTAGCAGATATTTTATTTAAATAGGAGCAGATATAATGGCAGAAGCGATAGGAGATCCAATAATTTTTTATTTATTTATTGGAATAGCAGTTGCTGGTACAGTAGCAATGATAATAACATTTAGACCTGTATCAACAATGATTCCATATGCCTATCCAGTT
Coding sequences within:
- a CDS encoding methanogenesis marker protein 7 (COGs: COG4052 Uncharacterized protein related to methyl coenzyme M reductase subunit C~InterPro IPR011312~KEGG: mth:MTH1180 hypothetical protein~PFAM: Protein of unknown function UCP019164~SPTR: O27248 Conserved protein~TIGRFAM: methanogenesis marker protein 7~PFAM: Methyl-coenzyme M reductase operon protein C~TIGRFAM: putative methanogenesis marker protein 7), whose product is MYETLIYKGGVHKSEEIKELVEDLGGFVLQENVIQMDLILTLAVPIKDVKKVEEKAKELLGKIRPAPMVGSEIAVVSPTLARHHLPHSACDIAEYLRRHGAKTNMIGLARGAGKTISRISEDEKALINEHDLAIFAMGSFKECIENKTHLFSDIDVPVVVTGAPKIENLPGADAYVSGFGRIPRRLKRGENIRALRKLVKVVENLLDKKREEISLDPPLVPPIVVKKEIEYQVPEVKEVYSPTPVTLQLDGVRVKLDYDEYHEKIGYVEVDKYILHEISEIIPSKMYNYTLVKLLPESSLW
- a CDS encoding TraB determinant protein (COGs: COG1916 Uncharacterized homolog of PrgY (pheromone shutdown protein)~InterPro IPR002816~KEGG: mth:MTH1183 pheromone shutdown protein TraB~PFAM: TraB determinant protein~SPTR: O27251 Pheromone shutdown protein TraB~PFAM: TraB family~TIGRFAM: pheromone shutdown-related protein TraB) encodes the protein MNIKIIGTAHVSERSVEDVKNTIIEENPEVVAVELDYRRYMRLTRDENQNTSILDIIKNGLKTGSLSVIIAGVILTYLQNKAGEDIGIKPGSDMIAAIKTAEEIGAKVVLIDRDIEITLSRAMNAMSLFEKLKLIFNIFLSSFKMKDIDIEDLKKKDVLKKIMKEFKRIAPNAYKVIVDERDAYMAYRLLNIDSEKIVAVVGAGHKKGIEDYLKNPEKIPPIYKLLNTKIKDRNPINKIFLLSLLFITFLLLKILVVKGCI
- a CDS encoding Domain of unknown function DUF1922 (InterPro IPR015166~KEGG: mth:MTH1184 hypothetical protein~PFAM: Domain of unknown function DUF1922~SPTR: O27252 Protein MTH_1184~PFAM: Domain of unknown function (DUF1922)) — its product is MYLIFRCDCGRALYVHESNSVKRCVCGRLIKVKSRRILGKVNSFEEASEIVRKLQEEKYGKAVLMTADKYGENE
- a CDS encoding translation elongation factor 1A GTP binding domain family (COGs: COG5258 GTPase~InterPro IPR009000: IPR009001: IPR000795: IPR004161: IPR 004160~KEGG: mth:MTH1185 translation elongation factor, EF-1 alpha related protein~PFAM: protein synthesis factor GTP-binding; elongation factor Tu domain 2 protein; elongation factor Tu domain protein~SPTR: O27253 Translation elongation factor, EF-1 alpha related protein~PFAM: Elongation factor Tu domain 2; Elongation factor Tu C-terminal domain; Elongation factor Tu GTP binding domain~TIGRFAM: translation elongation factor TU) yields the protein MGKMNRDLISFIKKGERKNIEFKEILMPNYHLIGERKNKLVSQMKYRIEKGNGKATYFLGVSDDGELVGLSQSDLKNSLYVLKNLAKEIDASIDKVEKYKGKNGKIAKVMISKKSNFKKEHLLVGVAGHVDHGKSTLLGTLTSGTLDDGSGKTRIFLDVQKHEIERGLSADLSFAVYGFKDNKPVRVNNPLNKKEKSRIIEECDRIVSFVDTVGHEPWLRTTIRGIVGQKLNYGMITVSADEGPTHITKEHLGIILAMDLPVIIVITKTDLVDKNKVEEVRERIGELLKLVGRIPFQIRNRSDIYSIVDKMNEHIVPILAVSSVTGEGLDLLDELFMNLKIPKKPVDDKKPFLMYIDKIYTIKGVGTVVSGTVRQGKVKKGDNLVLGPTIDGEFKKVNVKSIEMHHYQLGCAETGHVVGIALRNISSNEIERGMILADPKYKVRAVREFEAEVSVLVHPTTIKSGYESVTHIETIAETTKLKPLDKEYLSAGDKGKVRMRFKYRPYHVERGQKLVFREGRTKGIGSITKIVE
- a CDS encoding PP-loop domain protein (COGs: COG0037 ATPase of the PP-loop superfamily protein implicated in cell cycle control~InterPro IPR000541: IPR014729: IPR012089: IPR011063~KEGG: msi:Msm_1028 ATPase~PFAM: PP-loop domain protein~SPTR: A5UM05 Predicted ATPase, PP-loop family~PFAM: PP-loop family~TIGRFAM: conserved hypothetical protein TIGR00269), whose translation is MTYIKDLKNFTIKGAEKIFNNELMKKIRRVVKNYKLIENGDVISVALSGGKDSLLTLYALKNLQNEINFKLNAIFIDEGIKNYRKNALKYLRKHVKKLEVELIKKSFKEEFGFKVDEIKDYFDTPCIPCGIFRRYLLNKTAYEVGASKLATGHNLDDEIQSFLMSLVRGDTFRFYKFGPKLDRIHPKLIPRIKPLWEVSEKEVIDWVVKNDIEVQMERCPYSKYSFRFKLMNFLNEIEKIEPGTKENIMKSFKKTFLSLKKKDVKVVECKECFWPSSNELCKVCELKKYLRNITQQF